In the Devosia sp. SL43 genome, one interval contains:
- a CDS encoding MFS transporter, with protein sequence MADRPSVLAPFKHETFRLLWLATLVSNLGGLVQSVGAGWMMTTLTDSHNMIALVQASTTLPIMVFSIAAGALADNFDRRTVMLIAQVGMMVVSLALAAMAIFGLLNPWLLLGFTFLIGCGTALFNPSWQASMGDIVPRSDLPGAVTLNSMGFNMMRSVGPAVGGLIVALAGAAAAFAVNAVSYLPLIVALTRWKPERPANRLPRENFASAMWAGIRYVSLSPNLTTVLLRGFLFGFGAVAVLALLPSVASEYVGGGALVYGTLLGCFGLGAIGGAFLNGRVRERFSNEVIVRAACIGFAVSCVGLGFSRDPVLSHFVLLPAGACWVLSLSLFNVSIQLSSPRWVVGRALSLYQTATFGGMAAGSWVWGLSADAVGPDWALAMAGWVLLACAVVGLRLPLAQFDQRDLNPLNTFNEPVLKLDLRPRSGPIMVMIDYEIAQEDILKFLALMADRRRIRIRDGARQWGLLRDLERPDIWVETYHVPTWVDYVRHNMRRTKADADNIEALRALHRGEGLPKVHRMIERQTVPLEDDTPLRDMPEV encoded by the coding sequence ATGGCTGATCGACCGTCCGTGCTGGCGCCATTCAAGCACGAGACTTTCCGGCTGTTGTGGCTGGCGACGCTGGTGTCGAACCTGGGTGGACTGGTGCAGTCGGTGGGTGCCGGCTGGATGATGACCACGCTGACGGACTCGCACAACATGATCGCGCTGGTGCAGGCGTCGACGACGTTGCCGATCATGGTATTTTCGATCGCGGCGGGGGCGCTGGCCGACAATTTCGATCGGCGCACGGTGATGCTGATTGCGCAGGTCGGCATGATGGTGGTGTCGCTGGCGCTGGCGGCGATGGCGATATTCGGGCTGCTCAATCCGTGGCTGCTGCTGGGCTTTACCTTCCTGATCGGGTGCGGGACGGCCTTGTTCAACCCGTCGTGGCAGGCGTCGATGGGCGATATCGTGCCGCGCAGCGATCTACCGGGGGCGGTGACGCTCAATTCGATGGGCTTCAATATGATGCGCAGCGTCGGCCCGGCGGTGGGCGGGCTGATCGTGGCGCTGGCGGGAGCTGCGGCGGCGTTTGCGGTCAATGCCGTGTCGTATCTGCCGCTGATTGTGGCGCTGACGCGCTGGAAGCCGGAGCGGCCGGCGAACCGGTTGCCGCGCGAGAATTTCGCCAGCGCCATGTGGGCGGGCATCCGCTACGTGTCGCTGTCGCCCAACCTGACGACAGTGCTGCTGCGCGGTTTCCTGTTCGGCTTCGGCGCAGTGGCGGTGCTGGCGCTGCTGCCGTCGGTGGCGAGCGAATATGTCGGCGGCGGGGCGCTGGTCTATGGCACGCTGCTGGGCTGTTTCGGGCTGGGGGCCATCGGAGGGGCGTTTCTCAACGGGCGGGTCCGCGAGCGCTTCAGCAATGAAGTGATCGTCCGGGCAGCCTGCATCGGCTTTGCGGTGAGTTGCGTCGGGTTGGGCTTCAGCCGCGATCCGGTGCTCAGCCACTTCGTGCTGTTGCCGGCGGGCGCCTGCTGGGTGCTGTCGCTGTCGCTGTTCAATGTGTCGATCCAGCTGTCGTCGCCGCGCTGGGTCGTGGGGCGGGCGCTGTCGCTGTACCAGACGGCAACGTTTGGCGGCATGGCAGCGGGGAGCTGGGTCTGGGGCCTGAGCGCCGACGCCGTGGGGCCGGACTGGGCGCTGGCCATGGCCGGATGGGTGCTGCTGGCCTGCGCGGTGGTGGGACTGCGACTGCCGCTCGCACAGTTCGATCAGCGCGATCTCAACCCGCTCAATACGTTCAACGAGCCGGTGCTGAAGCTCGATCTGCGGCCGCGCAGCGGGCCGATCATGGTGATGATCGACTATGAGATCGCGCAGGAGGATATCCTCAAATTCCTGGCGCTGATGGCGGATCGGCGGCGCATCCGCATTCGCGACGGGGCGCGGCAATGGGGCCTGCTGCGCGATCTGGAACGGCCCGACATCTGGGTCGAGACCTACCATGTGCCGACCTGGGTGGACTATGTGCGGCACAATATGCGGCGGACCAAGGCGGACGCGGACAATATCGAGGCGCTGCGGGCCCTGCATCGCGGAGAGGGTCTGCCCAAGGTACACCGGATGATCGAGCGGCAGACGGTGCCGCTGGAGGACGACACGCCGCTGCGGGATATGCCGGAGGTTTGA